TGGCGCCCCGCGCCTTCGCATCCGTGGCGACGCGCGGCGACGTGGGCGATCGCGGCCAAGAACCGGCGGACGCCGATACCCCCGGGGGGATGACATTTTCACGTTGCAGTAAGGGATGACATTTTCATTGACCAGCGACAGAGCGTCTCCCGCTCTTGAGCATCTCCCGATCTTCCTGCGCTACTCGGCGTCGGGACCACGATCGTGGGCCACGGCGCCGTGCCGGAAGCGGCCCGGATCGAAGAGCGCGAGGTCCATCGACGGCTTGCCGTCCAGCACCCACCCGGCGACGGCGCGCCCGGTGGCGGGGGAGTGCTGGAAGCCGTGGCCGCCGAAGCCGACGGCCAGGAAGAAGCCCTCCACGCCGGGCGCCGGCCCGATGATCGCGTGATCGTCCGGCGTCAGCGGGCGGAGGCCCGCCCAGCCCCCGGCGATGCGCGCCTTCTCGAGGATCGGCAGCCGGTGCACCGCCTTCTGCACGGCCTCCTCGACCATGCCCCAGTCCACCGGAGCCACCAGATCTTCGCCGATATCCTGGACGTCGCCCGGGCTCAGCAGCACCTGCTCGAGCTCCTTGCGGAAGTAGAAGCCGCTGGCGCGGTCGGTGGTGAGCGGCACCGGCCCGGGAATCTCGGGAAAGGGCTCGGTGAAGAAGATGTGACGGCGGCGCGGATGCACGGGAAGATCGAGGCCGGCCAGACGCCCGACGCGGGCGGCGGCGGGGCCGGCCGCGTTGATCACGAGCGGTGCGGCGACCGCGCCCCGGGACGTCCTCAGGCCCTGCACGCGCCCGCGCTCGACCTCGATGGCGGTGACCTCCGCGCCCTCGACGATCCGGGCGCCCAGCTCGCGGGCGCGCCGGGCGAACCCGGCCGTCACCTCGGCGGGGCCGGCCAAGCCGTCTTTTGGTCCCCAGACGGCCGCGATCAGGTCGTCCACGCGGAGCGCGGGGACGAGCTCCCGGGCCTCGGCCGGGGTGATCACCCGCACGTCGACGCCCAGGCGTCGCTGCAGCGCGATGCGCTCCTCGAACCCGCGGAGGTCGGCCGCCTCGGAGACGAGGAAGAGATAGCCGATCTGCCGGTAGCCGGGGTCGACGCCGAACTCCTCCCGAAAACGCTCGAAGACCTCGATGCTCTCGAGCGAGAAGCGGATCTCGGTCTCGGTGGGAAACTGGGCGCGGATGCCGCCGGCGGCCTTGCTGGTGGTCCCCGAGCCGACCGCCTCGCGCTCCAGCACGAGCACGTCGCGCAGGCCCCGCCGGGCGAGATGGTAGGCGATGCTGCAACCGACCACGCCGCCGCCGATGACGACCGCATTCGCCGTCCGGGGCAGGTCCATGCGCTGTGGGCGGATGCTAGCCGAGCGACGCCGCTCCGGTCAACGCGAGTCGCCGGGCGGGGACCGGAGGCGCTCAGCTGGCCTTGACGCCCCGCGACCGGGCCCGAGTGACCCGGGTCCGCGCCCCGCACTGTCCCCACCGCCATTCGTCGCGCAGGAAGTCGGGAGAGTTGGCCAGCCGTGAGGCGGCGGCGTCAACCTGGGCCGGCGTCAGGCCGATGTGGGCGCCGAGGCAATCGTCGCAGAGATCCACGCCGGAAGTGAATTTCAGGGCCTCGGCGACTCGAGCGATCGTCGCGGAATCGGCCGGCAAAGCCCGGGATCGTCGCCCCGCGCTCGCCTCCGAACGAGACCGGAGCGCGGCGTCGCCTTCCGCGAAGAACCTGGCGGGGGGACCCTCCGGCCCGCCCGCCTGGCCTTCGCGCTGACACCACGTGCAGGTGATCCTCACGACATTCGCTCGCCGTGGCAACACCGATGCCAGGAGCGGTGACGAGGAAATCACGTCGCTTGCCGCGCGTGGGGCGGGGAGTCGGGTCGCTCACTGCCCGGATTGTGGAGGAATTTTCTCAGATCGGGGTGGCCCGCGGTTTTTTCTTGGCACCACGAGATGTAGTTGCTAGAGTGACGACCGGCTCAACATCTTGGGAGGGAACCACGGTCGGGTCAGCTCCGCACGCCGTCAGTCAACAGGCCAGGTTCACCGTCCCCCGCTCCCCAGCCGGCTCCCCACGAACATCTGCAGTGGCGCCTCCAGGGCGATCGGCACACCCCGGTGCTGGTCGATCGGCGCCCAGACGAAGGTCCCGATCGCGCGCTCCGGGATCGGCCGGAACGCGGGTCGGGCGCGCGCACGCGTGACCGCGCGGCGCGCTCGCGTCCCGAACTATCCACCCCAGTGCGCGACGGAGAGGAGGCGAACGTAATGCAGGACGCCGAGATACTGGAGGACCGGCAGCGGATCGATCGGTGGCTGGAGGAGAGCCAGTACCTGACGGGTCGGCTCATTCCCGGATTTCTCGACGACCGGGACCGGCTCAAGGGCAAGATGCAGAACGTCGAACAGGATTGCGAGCGGCTCCGCACCGAGGTCGGGGAGCTCCGCAAGGAGATCAGCCGGCTGCAAGGCGAAGTGCAGTTCTACCAGGGCGAGCATGCGTCGGCCGCTGAGGCCTTCGCGGGCATCATGGAGCAGTTGAGCCATCTGCAGAAGCCGGTGAGCGACCTTTATCGCCGGTTTCAGTCCGCCCATCCGACGAGCGAGCTGCCCGTGTAAGTCCCCGCGCCAGCGGAGCGGCTGAGCGGCGATCG
The sequence above is a segment of the Candidatus Methylomirabilota bacterium genome. Coding sequences within it:
- a CDS encoding FAD-binding oxidoreductase; its protein translation is MDLPRTANAVVIGGGVVGCSIAYHLARRGLRDVLVLEREAVGSGTTSKAAGGIRAQFPTETEIRFSLESIEVFERFREEFGVDPGYRQIGYLFLVSEAADLRGFEERIALQRRLGVDVRVITPAEARELVPALRVDDLIAAVWGPKDGLAGPAEVTAGFARRARELGARIVEGAEVTAIEVERGRVQGLRTSRGAVAAPLVINAAGPAAARVGRLAGLDLPVHPRRRHIFFTEPFPEIPGPVPLTTDRASGFYFRKELEQVLLSPGDVQDIGEDLVAPVDWGMVEEAVQKAVHRLPILEKARIAGGWAGLRPLTPDDHAIIGPAPGVEGFFLAVGFGGHGFQHSPATGRAVAGWVLDGKPSMDLALFDPGRFRHGAVAHDRGPDAE